In Denitratisoma sp. DHT3, one DNA window encodes the following:
- a CDS encoding carboxymuconolactone decarboxylase family protein codes for MPRIEVEDTVDDWLMLNPALGKGLSVLGQAVYTASGLPLRILEAARMRIAIANDCHTCRNARQARATECGLDQDFYAHILEWRSWPGFNARERLAIEYAERFTQDHLGLAGDDDFWQRLRRQFTDVEISSLAVCCSLWLGAGRTARVLDVGQTCQLTLESVTPC; via the coding sequence ATGCCAAGAATCGAAGTGGAAGACACCGTCGACGACTGGCTCATGTTGAATCCCGCCCTGGGAAAGGGTCTCTCTGTCCTGGGCCAGGCGGTCTACACCGCCAGCGGACTGCCCCTGCGCATCCTCGAGGCCGCCCGTATGCGCATCGCCATCGCCAATGACTGCCATACCTGCCGCAATGCCCGCCAGGCACGGGCCACCGAATGCGGACTCGACCAGGATTTCTACGCCCATATTCTGGAATGGCGCAGCTGGCCCGGCTTCAACGCACGGGAGAGACTGGCCATCGAATATGCCGAGCGTTTCACCCAAGATCACCTCGGTCTGGCCGGCGATGATGATTTCTGGCAAAGGCTGCGCCGCCAGTTCACTGACGTGGAAATCAGCAGTCTGGCGGTATGTTGTTCCCTCTGGCTGGGCGCGGGCCGTACGGCGCGGGTCCTGGATGTGGGGCAGACTTGTCAGCTCACCCTGGAGTCCGTGACACCCTGCTGA
- a CDS encoding YbaN family protein has product MDSPQLHDSRLVRWLYLGAGTVALLLGLIGALLPVLPTTPFVLLAAACFARGSIHIHDWLLRNRLAGPIIREWQEYRAMDRRVKRWAFLLMGVSFTGSILMMPSSWHRLMLLGLAIVAGITLWRVPVRPLEQPEAPKRQDT; this is encoded by the coding sequence ATGGATAGCCCCCAACTTCACGATTCGCGGCTGGTGCGCTGGCTCTACCTGGGCGCCGGCACCGTCGCCCTGCTGCTGGGCCTGATCGGCGCCTTGCTGCCGGTGCTGCCCACCACGCCTTTCGTGCTGCTGGCGGCGGCCTGCTTCGCCCGCGGCTCGATCCATATCCACGACTGGCTGCTGCGCAATCGCCTGGCCGGGCCCATCATCCGCGAGTGGCAGGAATACCGCGCCATGGACCGGCGCGTCAAGCGCTGGGCCTTCCTGCTGATGGGAGTATCCTTCACGGGCTCCATCCTGATGATGCCCTCGTCCTGGCATCGCCTGATGCTGTTGGGCCTGGCCATCGTGGCCGGCATCACCCTGTGGCGGGTGCCGGTGCGCCCTCTGGAGCAGCCCGAAGCCCCGAAGCGACAAGACACTTGA
- a CDS encoding TetR/AcrR family transcriptional regulator, with protein MPSSSGLPPPQPRKIPSQKRSHATVAYIVGAARKILHEEGIAAITTRRVADRSGVGVGSLYQYFPNREAIIARLVEEEVRNESAAMQGFFNEIRGLPLPDFLAEANARLIQSERRMLALGGDFYRRYVEHFQVLRHVGDPSADDRGPDVETPVLDTRHSLEKRAADVKEADLNLAAYLLARGVPAMLRRMTAEQPELLDSPRLPQVMMRLLMAIVDGKDMGPGGNEATDPRR; from the coding sequence ATGCCCAGCTCTTCCGGCCTTCCGCCGCCCCAGCCCAGAAAGATCCCCAGCCAGAAGCGCTCCCATGCGACGGTGGCGTACATCGTCGGTGCGGCCAGGAAAATCCTCCATGAAGAAGGCATCGCGGCGATCACCACGCGCCGGGTGGCCGATCGTTCCGGTGTCGGCGTGGGATCCCTCTATCAATACTTCCCCAATCGGGAAGCCATCATCGCCCGGCTGGTGGAGGAAGAAGTGCGCAACGAGTCCGCGGCGATGCAAGGATTCTTCAATGAGATTCGGGGCTTGCCGTTGCCGGACTTCCTCGCCGAGGCCAATGCCCGCCTGATCCAGAGCGAGCGGCGCATGCTGGCCTTGGGCGGCGATTTCTATCGCCGCTATGTGGAGCATTTCCAGGTGCTGCGGCATGTCGGCGACCCGTCCGCCGACGACCGGGGGCCGGACGTCGAAACTCCGGTGCTCGATACGCGGCACTCCCTGGAGAAGCGCGCCGCCGACGTGAAGGAAGCGGATCTGAATCTGGCCGCCTACCTGCTGGCGCGGGGCGTGCCGGCCATGCTGCGCCGCATGACGGCCGAGCAGCCCGAACTGCTTGATTCCCCGCGCCTGCCCCAGGTGATGATGCGGCTCCTCATGGCCATTGTCGATGGCAAGGACATGGGGCCGGGCGGCAACGAGGCGACCGACCCGCGACGCTGA
- a CDS encoding TetR/AcrR family transcriptional regulator, with product MHTQKLRPAGARLGRPPNQKKLPRQSRSKFTLDVILEAAEQLLRDGGVAAVTTRRVALRAGVGLSTLYDYFPNRDAIIIQLANRLMQRRQEEMAPELVASQEKSMPELFKAIAEYAVANDRILLQFGDGFHSRYARFFHCGAYDPQVNGAASKERLTGFESVLHSMLADHPAQVGEADVELAAFLLSRVIRNTINTVVEERPELVQSPSFTAVIERMMLAIVDCTLPEAATDRS from the coding sequence TTGCACACTCAGAAATTGCGGCCGGCCGGCGCTCGCCTCGGCCGGCCGCCGAACCAGAAGAAGCTGCCCCGCCAGTCGAGGTCCAAATTCACGCTCGACGTCATCCTGGAGGCGGCCGAGCAGTTGCTGCGTGACGGCGGCGTCGCCGCCGTCACCACGCGGCGCGTGGCGCTGCGTGCCGGCGTGGGACTCAGCACGCTCTACGACTATTTTCCCAATCGCGACGCCATCATCATCCAGTTGGCCAACCGCCTCATGCAGCGGCGCCAGGAGGAGATGGCGCCCGAGTTGGTGGCGTCCCAGGAAAAGTCGATGCCGGAATTGTTCAAGGCGATCGCGGAGTATGCCGTCGCCAACGACCGGATCCTGCTGCAATTCGGGGATGGCTTCCATTCCCGCTATGCGCGCTTCTTCCATTGCGGCGCCTATGATCCGCAGGTCAACGGAGCGGCCAGCAAGGAGCGGCTCACGGGATTCGAAAGCGTCCTCCACTCGATGCTCGCCGATCATCCGGCGCAGGTCGGCGAGGCGGATGTCGAACTCGCGGCGTTCTTGCTGTCGCGGGTGATTCGCAACACCATCAACACCGTGGTCGAGGAACGGCCGGAACTGGTCCAGTCGCCATCGTTTACCGCCGTCATCGAGCGGATGATGCTGGCGATCGTCGACTGCACGTTGCCGGAGGCGGCGACCGACCGGTCTTGA
- a CDS encoding hemolysin family protein — protein sequence MEILLLIALIFLNGLFAMSEIALVTARRARLMKRAEEGDKGAEVAIRLGEQPTRFLSTIQIGITSIGILNGIVGEAVLAKPLSHWLLSLNLGLDQEASGLVATGLVVVVITYISIVIGELVPKRLGQFNPEDTARLVARPMQALATATRPFVRLLSVSTDTILRLLGKHQQDNAGVTEEEIHAMLEEGSESGVIEQEEHQMVRNVFRLDERQITSLMIPRADIVYLDLDLPLEENLKRISTTEHSRFPVCRGGLDDVLGVINAKQLLNQTLRDGKVDLATRLHPGVFVPESLTGMDLLAHFRASGTQLVLVIDEYGEVQGLVTLQDLLEAVTGEFKPRNQEDSWAVQRADGSWLLDGLIPIPEFKDRLGLKTVPDEDKGRYHTLSGLIMWLLGRLPQTADVAIWDNWRLEVVDLDGKRIDKVLASRISEAAPEADADTRPG from the coding sequence ATGGAAATCCTGTTACTGATCGCCCTGATTTTTCTCAACGGCCTTTTCGCCATGTCGGAGATCGCGCTGGTGACCGCGCGCCGCGCACGGCTGATGAAGCGGGCCGAGGAGGGCGACAAGGGCGCGGAAGTGGCGATCCGGCTCGGCGAGCAGCCGACCCGTTTCCTGTCCACCATCCAGATCGGCATCACCTCGATCGGCATCCTGAACGGCATCGTCGGCGAGGCGGTGCTGGCCAAACCCCTGTCCCACTGGCTGCTGTCCCTGAACCTGGGGCTGGACCAGGAGGCTAGTGGTCTGGTCGCCACCGGCCTGGTGGTGGTGGTGATCACCTACATTTCCATCGTCATCGGCGAGCTGGTGCCCAAGCGCCTGGGGCAGTTCAATCCCGAGGACACCGCCCGGCTGGTGGCGCGGCCGATGCAGGCGCTGGCGACGGCCACGCGGCCTTTCGTGCGCCTGCTGTCGGTGTCCACCGACACCATCCTGCGCCTGCTGGGCAAGCATCAGCAGGACAACGCCGGCGTGACCGAGGAGGAAATCCACGCCATGCTGGAAGAAGGCTCCGAATCCGGCGTGATCGAGCAGGAGGAGCACCAGATGGTGCGCAACGTGTTCCGCCTGGACGAGCGGCAGATCACCTCCTTGATGATTCCCCGTGCCGACATCGTCTATCTGGACCTGGATCTGCCGCTGGAGGAAAACCTGAAGCGCATTTCGACGACCGAGCATTCCCGTTTTCCGGTCTGCCGCGGCGGCCTCGACGACGTGCTGGGGGTGATCAACGCCAAGCAGTTGCTGAATCAGACGCTGCGCGACGGCAAGGTCGATCTGGCCACCCGCCTGCATCCGGGGGTGTTCGTGCCGGAGTCGCTGACCGGCATGGATCTGCTGGCGCATTTCCGCGCGTCCGGCACCCAGCTGGTGCTGGTGATCGACGAATATGGCGAGGTCCAGGGCCTGGTGACGCTGCAGGATTTGCTGGAGGCGGTGACCGGCGAGTTCAAGCCGCGCAACCAGGAGGACTCCTGGGCCGTGCAGCGGGCCGACGGCTCCTGGCTGCTCGACGGTCTGATTCCGATCCCCGAATTCAAGGACCGGCTCGGCCTGAAGACGGTGCCGGACGAGGACAAGGGCCGCTATCACACCCTGAGCGGATTGATCATGTGGCTCCTGGGGCGGCTGCCGCAGACCGCCGACGTGGCGATCTGGGACAACTGGCGCCTGGAGGTGGTGGACCTGGACGGCAAGCGCATCGACAAAGTGCTGGCGAGCCGTATTTCGGAAGCCGCGCCCGAAGCCGACGCGGACACACGGCCCGGTTAG
- a CDS encoding TetR/AcrR family transcriptional regulator: MAQHKKKGRLTHQLLLDVAETLFLDRGYEATTVVDIVQASGLSRVTFYANFASKHAVLRELAVNVWDNSATSYAEFAKLPDWSEASIGKWLDWVLDRFTRHLRIIEVLMATLHDDLISQNELRKKRNIAALMGAPERWGHLSAGEAERRALLLILQLETAFMEWCAGRWKIDRASLIRTMTNVWLATLRAPNRAER, from the coding sequence TTGGCGCAGCACAAAAAAAAGGGACGACTCACGCACCAGCTTCTGCTCGACGTGGCGGAAACGTTGTTTCTCGACCGGGGCTACGAAGCCACGACGGTGGTGGACATCGTCCAGGCCTCCGGTCTGTCGCGGGTCACGTTCTATGCAAATTTTGCCAGTAAACACGCAGTGCTCAGAGAGCTTGCAGTCAACGTCTGGGACAACAGTGCCACCAGCTATGCAGAATTTGCCAAATTGCCCGACTGGTCCGAAGCCAGCATCGGCAAGTGGCTGGACTGGGTGCTGGACCGATTCACCCGCCACCTGCGCATCATCGAGGTATTGATGGCCACGCTGCACGACGATCTGATCTCGCAGAACGAATTGCGCAAGAAGCGCAACATCGCCGCCCTGATGGGCGCGCCCGAGCGGTGGGGCCATCTGTCGGCGGGCGAGGCCGAACGGCGGGCGCTGCTGCTGATCCTTCAGCTCGAGACCGCCTTCATGGAGTGGTGCGCCGGGCGCTGGAAAATCGATCGCGCGTCATTGATCCGGACCATGACCAACGTCTGGCTGGCGACGCTGCGCGCACCGAACCGGGCCGAGCGCTGA
- a CDS encoding cation-translocating P-type ATPase produces MTSSRSDIPAFALSTTEVLQRLATDGKQGLDAAEAAARLLRHGPNRLAETAPRPAWLRFLDQFKSLLILLLLGAAVLAGAVGDLKDTLVIASVVLLNAALGFVQEYRAEAALAALKNMLAPVARVRRGGGTREVDAASLVPGDLLLLEAGDRIPADARVLAAHGAEAAEAALTGESQTVAKTADIAAADTPLAERGNMLYMNTVLTRGRIEAVVVATGMDTEMGRLAGLLTATAESATPLQRQLDHLGKRLAAIAGGVVGLIFLLGLARGDDLVATTMTAIALAVAAIPEGLPAVVTVTLALGMRRMAQRHAVVKKLAAVETLGCTTVICSDKTGTLTVNQMTARRLFYQGRDFAVTGEGYRTEGAIGAADGGADPDFRPLLVPAALCADARLRDGQLIGDPTEGALLALAAKGGIAAGEAAARSVRIAEIPFDAAHKFMATFHRDGERVRVWLKGAPDVLLARAGRYLDAGGAAPLDPAARNRFEAANAALAGQAMRVLALAGREIPAREFDAAGGPEGDLMAWTDDLTLLGLVGIIDPPRPEVRDAIRSCQAAGIAVKMITGDHPATAAAIARDLGLAGEIHEGRELDALNDAELADLVLESAALARVAPEHKMRIVAALKARGHVVAMTGDGVNDAPALKAADIGVAMGVTGTAVAQEAATLVLTDDNFASIVGAVRDGRAIYDNIVKFVRFQLSTNIGAILTVLGAPLFGLPTPFTAIQILWVNIIMDGPPAMTLGIEPARPDIMTRPPRPTGTAILTGRRLLLLGLFGLAMAAGTLAAYAWGLRQDGHAYAATLAFTTFVLFQFFNIFNARAEDGSAFNRQFFSNGKLWLALAGILLSQAMAVHWPPAQAVFDTVALRPQDWLLALAVAASVLLLEEARKLAGKALRRDG; encoded by the coding sequence ATGACATCCTCCCGTTCCGACATACCGGCGTTCGCCCTGTCCACGACCGAGGTGCTGCAGCGCCTGGCCACGGACGGCAAACAGGGGCTCGATGCCGCTGAAGCCGCCGCCCGTCTCCTGCGCCACGGCCCCAACCGCCTCGCCGAGACCGCGCCGCGCCCGGCCTGGCTGAGGTTCCTCGACCAGTTCAAGAGCCTGCTGATCCTGCTGCTGCTCGGCGCGGCGGTCCTGGCCGGCGCGGTGGGCGACCTGAAGGACACGCTGGTCATCGCCAGCGTGGTGCTGCTGAACGCCGCCCTCGGCTTCGTCCAGGAGTACCGCGCCGAAGCCGCCCTGGCGGCGCTGAAGAACATGCTGGCGCCGGTGGCCCGGGTGCGGCGCGGCGGCGGAACCCGGGAAGTGGATGCGGCGAGCCTGGTGCCCGGCGACCTGCTGCTGCTGGAGGCCGGCGACCGGATTCCGGCCGACGCCCGGGTGCTCGCCGCCCACGGCGCCGAGGCGGCGGAAGCGGCCCTCACCGGCGAATCGCAGACCGTCGCCAAGACCGCCGATATCGCGGCCGCCGACACACCCCTGGCCGAACGCGGCAACATGCTCTACATGAACACGGTGCTCACCCGCGGCCGCATCGAGGCCGTGGTCGTCGCCACCGGCATGGACACCGAGATGGGGCGCCTGGCGGGCCTTTTGACCGCCACCGCCGAATCCGCCACGCCCCTGCAACGCCAGCTCGACCACCTGGGCAAGCGCCTGGCCGCCATCGCCGGCGGCGTGGTGGGCCTGATCTTCCTGCTCGGCCTGGCCCGGGGCGACGACCTGGTGGCGACGACGATGACCGCCATCGCCCTCGCCGTGGCCGCCATTCCCGAGGGCCTGCCGGCGGTGGTCACCGTCACCCTGGCGCTGGGAATGCGCCGCATGGCCCAGCGCCACGCGGTGGTCAAGAAACTCGCCGCGGTGGAGACCCTGGGCTGCACCACGGTGATCTGCTCGGACAAGACCGGCACCCTGACCGTCAACCAGATGACCGCCCGGCGCCTGTTCTACCAGGGCCGCGACTTCGCCGTCACCGGCGAGGGTTACCGGACCGAAGGCGCGATCGGCGCGGCCGACGGTGGCGCCGATCCGGACTTCCGTCCGCTGCTCGTCCCCGCCGCCCTCTGCGCCGATGCCCGGCTGCGCGACGGCCAACTGATCGGCGACCCCACCGAGGGCGCCCTGCTCGCCCTGGCGGCCAAGGGCGGAATCGCCGCCGGTGAAGCCGCCGCCCGGAGCGTACGCATCGCCGAGATTCCCTTCGACGCCGCCCACAAGTTCATGGCCACCTTCCACCGCGACGGCGAGCGGGTGCGGGTCTGGCTCAAGGGCGCGCCGGACGTGCTGCTGGCCCGCGCCGGCCGCTACCTGGACGCCGGCGGCGCGGCGCCGCTGGACCCGGCCGCGAGGAACCGCTTCGAGGCCGCCAACGCGGCGCTGGCCGGGCAGGCGATGCGGGTGCTGGCCCTGGCCGGACGCGAGATCCCGGCGCGGGAGTTCGACGCGGCTGGCGGACCGGAAGGCGACCTGATGGCCTGGACCGACGACCTGACGCTGCTCGGCCTGGTCGGCATCATCGACCCGCCCCGGCCCGAGGTCCGCGACGCCATCCGCAGCTGCCAGGCCGCCGGCATCGCGGTGAAGATGATCACCGGCGACCATCCGGCCACCGCCGCCGCCATCGCGCGCGACCTGGGCCTGGCGGGCGAAATCCACGAGGGCCGCGAACTGGATGCGCTGAACGACGCCGAACTGGCCGATCTGGTGCTGGAGAGCGCCGCGCTGGCGCGGGTCGCGCCGGAGCACAAGATGCGCATCGTCGCCGCCCTCAAGGCGCGGGGCCACGTGGTGGCGATGACCGGCGACGGCGTCAACGACGCGCCGGCCCTGAAGGCGGCCGACATCGGCGTGGCGATGGGCGTCACCGGCACCGCCGTCGCCCAGGAGGCCGCGACCCTGGTGCTCACCGACGACAACTTCGCCAGCATCGTCGGCGCGGTGCGCGACGGCCGGGCGATTTACGACAACATCGTCAAGTTCGTGCGCTTCCAGCTTTCCACCAACATCGGCGCGATCCTGACGGTGCTGGGCGCGCCCCTGTTCGGCCTGCCCACGCCGTTCACCGCGATCCAGATCCTCTGGGTGAACATCATCATGGACGGTCCGCCGGCGATGACCCTGGGCATCGAGCCGGCCCGGCCGGACATCATGACGCGGCCGCCGCGCCCGACCGGGACCGCGATCCTGACCGGCCGGCGCCTGCTGCTGCTGGGCCTGTTCGGCCTGGCGATGGCGGCCGGCACCCTGGCGGCCTATGCCTGGGGCCTGCGCCAGGACGGCCACGCCTACGCCGCGACGCTGGCCTTCACCACCTTCGTGCTGTTCCAGTTCTTCAACATCTTCAACGCCCGCGCCGAGGACGGCAGCGCCTTCAATCGCCAGTTCTTCAGCAACGGCAAGCTCTGGCTGGCGCTGGCCGGGATACTGCTTTCACAGGCCATGGCGGTCCATTGGCCGCCGGCCCAGGCAGTTTTCGACACCGTCGCGCTGCGTCCGCAGGACTGGCTGCTGGCGCTGGCCGTCGCCGCCAGCGTGCTGCTGCTGGAAGAGGCGCGCAAACTGGCGGGAAAGGCGCTGCGCCGCGATGGATAG
- a CDS encoding aldehyde dehydrogenase family protein, translating into MKSPADFTPLGEYECADADDIARALAKARAAQRKWAEVPVAERAKAMLKVRDQILKAQDEIVAVVIRETGKCLAEALGMEVYSTLDSMSYYSRRAEKVMKPRRVPLHGPMALMKKVTLVPRPLGVIGVITPWNGPFVLSMGYTVQALLAGNAVLLKGSEVTPASTLMVEKVFRDGGFPDGLLQVVTGDGLTGAALVESGVDKISFTGSTATGRKIGEMCGRLLIPCALELGGTDAMIVCDDADVDHAAAGALMGSCMNAGQVCIGTQRILATPGIYDALTERVAAQCRTLRQGAAFGAEEDVGPIIMDRQLTIVERHVEDAIAKGARLLAGGRRNPNLPGLYFEPTVLADCTADMLVMREETFGPVVAIRKVADEEEALAVANDSPNGLAGNVWSRNERKAFDLACRMETGSVSVNDMALTYGLQEAPFGGRKASGIGRGNGADGLLNYCHMMPVVANRFGNAKPSGAYPYTAKHVDGLRKAIKFFWGSALGRYFQ; encoded by the coding sequence GTGAAAAGCCCGGCGGATTTCACGCCCCTCGGAGAATACGAATGCGCCGACGCGGACGACATCGCCCGCGCGCTGGCCAAGGCGCGGGCCGCGCAACGGAAATGGGCGGAGGTTCCCGTCGCCGAGCGGGCCAAGGCGATGCTGAAGGTCCGCGACCAGATACTGAAGGCCCAGGACGAGATCGTCGCGGTGGTGATCCGGGAAACGGGGAAATGCCTGGCCGAAGCCTTGGGCATGGAGGTCTATTCCACGCTGGACTCGATGAGCTATTACAGCCGCCGGGCGGAGAAGGTCATGAAGCCGCGGCGCGTGCCGCTGCATGGGCCGATGGCGCTGATGAAGAAAGTGACCCTGGTGCCCCGCCCCTTGGGCGTCATCGGCGTCATCACGCCCTGGAACGGTCCCTTCGTGCTGTCGATGGGCTATACCGTCCAGGCGTTGCTGGCGGGCAATGCCGTCCTGCTCAAGGGCTCCGAAGTCACGCCGGCGTCCACCCTGATGGTGGAAAAGGTGTTCCGCGACGGCGGCTTTCCCGACGGCCTGCTCCAGGTCGTCACCGGCGACGGGCTGACCGGCGCGGCCCTGGTGGAGTCCGGGGTCGACAAGATTTCCTTCACCGGCAGCACCGCCACGGGCCGCAAGATCGGGGAAATGTGCGGGCGCCTGCTGATTCCGTGCGCCCTGGAGCTGGGCGGCACGGACGCGATGATCGTCTGCGACGACGCCGACGTGGACCACGCCGCCGCCGGCGCCCTGATGGGGTCGTGCATGAACGCCGGCCAGGTCTGCATCGGCACCCAGCGGATCCTGGCCACGCCCGGCATCTACGACGCCCTGACCGAGCGCGTCGCCGCGCAATGCCGGACGCTGCGGCAAGGGGCGGCGTTCGGAGCGGAAGAGGACGTGGGACCGATCATCATGGACCGGCAGCTGACCATCGTCGAACGCCACGTCGAGGACGCCATCGCCAAGGGCGCCCGGCTCCTTGCCGGCGGTCGCCGCAATCCCAACCTGCCGGGGCTGTACTTCGAACCGACGGTGCTGGCCGACTGCACGGCCGACATGCTGGTCATGCGCGAGGAGACCTTCGGACCCGTCGTCGCGATCCGCAAGGTGGCGGACGAGGAGGAGGCGCTGGCCGTCGCCAACGACTCCCCCAACGGCCTGGCCGGCAACGTCTGGTCGCGGAACGAACGAAAGGCCTTCGATCTGGCCTGCCGCATGGAAACCGGCTCGGTCAGCGTGAACGACATGGCGCTCACCTACGGCTTGCAGGAGGCGCCCTTCGGCGGGCGCAAGGCCAGCGGCATCGGCCGCGGCAACGGCGCCGACGGCCTGCTGAACTACTGCCACATGATGCCGGTGGTCGCCAACCGCTTCGGCAACGCCAAACCGAGCGGCGCCTATCCCTACACGGCGAAGCACGTCGACGGTCTGCGCAAGGCCATCAAGTTTTTCTGGGGCTCCGCCCTCGGCCGCTACTTCCAGTAG
- the queF gene encoding preQ(1) synthase produces the protein MSTQPGKTLETFPNPAPHRDYQIHMEIPEFTCLCPKTGQPDFAVLTLDYIADKLCVELKSLKLYTWSFRDEGHFHEDVTNRILDDLAKTLKPRFMRLTARFYVRGGIFTNVVAEHRKKGWKPAPRVELAEFDGQSNTR, from the coding sequence ATGTCCACCCAGCCCGGCAAAACCCTGGAAACCTTCCCCAACCCCGCGCCCCACCGGGATTATCAGATCCACATGGAAATTCCGGAATTCACCTGCCTGTGCCCCAAAACCGGGCAACCGGACTTCGCCGTGCTGACCCTGGACTACATCGCCGACAAGCTCTGCGTCGAACTGAAGAGCCTCAAGCTCTACACATGGAGTTTCCGCGACGAGGGCCACTTCCACGAGGACGTCACCAACCGCATCCTCGACGACCTGGCGAAAACCCTGAAGCCGCGCTTCATGCGCCTCACCGCCCGCTTCTACGTGCGCGGCGGAATCTTCACCAACGTGGTGGCCGAACACCGCAAGAAAGGCTGGAAACCCGCCCCCCGCGTGGAACTGGCGGAATTCGACGGCCAGTCCAACACCCGCTGA